Part of the Streptomyces sp. NBC_01460 genome, GCCAGGAGCAGTACGCCCCGGTCGGTGAGGGCGCGCAGGTAGTCGGTGTGGGCGGGGTGCAGGTGCTCCCGGCCCGCGCGGTCGACGGTGTACTCGAACTCGACGACGAACGTCGCCATGGATGCCTCCCGGGGCAGGTCGTGGGGTGGGGGGTGGACGGGGCTCACATGTAGAGGCCGCCGTTGATGTCGATGACCGAACCGGTCGAGTAGCCGGCGCTCTCCGAGCAGAGGTGGAGCACGCTGCCGACCGCCTCCGCCACGGTGCCCATGCGCCCCATCGGCAGCCTGGACAGCACGGCCTCCTTCTGCGCCGGGTCGCGCCGCTCCCAGGCGCCGGCGACCCGCTCGGTCGCGATCGGGCCGTGGGCGACGACGTTGAGGACGACGCCGTCGGCCGCGAGCTCGTACGCCATCTGCTTGGTCATGCCGATCACGGCGGCCTTGGACGCGACGTACGCGGCGTTGTTGAAGTGGCTGTAGGTACGGCCGCCCGCCGAGGCGAAGTTGACGATGCGGCCGTAGCCGTCGGCGGCCATGCGCGGGGCGCACACCTTGACCGCTATCCAGCTGCTGACCACGTTCTCCAGGAACGACTGGTCGAAGTGGGCCGCGGTCAGGTCGGCGTAGTTGATCACCCGGGTGTCGCCGCCGACCCCGTTGACGAGGACCGACGGGGCGAACCGGTCGACGATGTCGGTCAACTGGCGCTCCGCGGCCGGGATGTCGGTGATGTCACCGACGACGGCCTCGACCTTCGTGATCTCCGCCAGCTCCTCGGCGAGCCGGCCCAGGGCCTCCGGGTCCCGGTCGAACAGGACGAGTGTGTGGCCTTCCTCGGCGAGCCTGCGGGAGACCTCTGTGAGGATGCCTCCGGCGGCGCCGATCAGCAGGGCGGTGCGGGGGGTGGGTGCGGACATGCTGGTCACCTGGTTTTCGGTGTCAGAGTGGTGGTGTCGGTAGGTGTGCGGGGAGTGGCTCCGGAGCCGGACCCGGCTCCGAAGCCCGCCAGCCGAGGCAGCAGCGCGAAGCCGAGCGCCACGGCGAGGCCGAGGGCGAGGACGGACATCCACAGCGCCCCGTAGCCACGGGTGTGGGCGAGTGCGAGCCCTGCGGGGCCACCGATGACGAACGCGGCGTTCCAGGCGAAGAAGTACGAGCCCTGGTAGGTGCCGATGCGTCCGGCGGGGGCCCGGTCCACGATGAAGGTCGCGGACATCGGGGCCCACAGGACCTCTCCGAGCGTCCACACGACGGTGGCGAGCGTGAAGGAGATCATGCTGTGGGCGAAGACGTTGGCGCCGAAGCCGAGCGCCATGAACCCGGCCGCCAGGATCAGCGGGACGTGGGCCCGCATCCCGCCGACGAGGCGGGGCACGAGGGGCAGCAGCAGGATGGAGAGCACCGCGTTGACCGCGAGGACGAACCCGATGTTCCCGCTGGTCAGTCCACTGCCCCGCATGTCCAGCGGGAGCGCGGAGTTGACCTGGAGGTAGACGCAGGCCAGCAGGAAGGTCAGCAGGAGGAAGGCGACCAGGACGGGGGTGCGGAACGGCTCGGCGATGTCACGCGCGGACGACCTGAGGGCGGCCGGGAGCCCGGTGGGCCGGTCGGAGCCCCGCACCGGCGGCGGATCGGCGGGTACGGCGAAGACCAGGGCCGCGTAGACCAGGCTGGACGCCGCCCAGACCACGAAGAGGGCGGTGGGGCTGACTTCGAGAAGGAACCCGGAGAGCACCGGACTCAGCGACATCCCGATGTTGAAGCCCACCAGGAAGAGGCTGTACGCCTTCGAGAACTGCTCCTTCGGGACGATCGAGGAGATCAGCCCGGCTCCGGCCGGCCGGTCGACCGACGAGAGGAAGCCGGTGATCAGCGACAGCGCGCACAGCACGACCACGTGGTCGGCGAGGGCGAACAACAGGGCCGCCACGGCGGCGACCGGCTGGGCGGCGACGATGGTGCGGCGCGGCCCGATGAGATCGGCGACCGCCCCTCCCACCAGCCCGGACAGCACCACACCGGCTCCGAAGAGGCCGACGACGAGGGGGGTCGTGCCGGGGGCCACGAGCCCGTTGTCCTCCAGGTAGAGGACGAGGAAGGCGGGGGCGAGCGTCCCGAGCCGGCTGGCGGTCTGCCCGAACCACAGCAGCCAGAACGCTTTGGGGAGGTTCATCAGGAGCATTCCGTTCGTGTCGGGGTCGGGAGGGTCCGCGACGGTGCCGTAGCGGACCGCGTCGGAGCCGACGGGGCCCGCGACGACGCCTCCGGAGACGAACCCGCCGATCCCCGGGCCGGACCCGCCGGACCGCGTGCGGGACCCGCAGTGCTCCGCGCCCCGCGCGGTGGCCGTCCGGCCCGCGGTCCGTGAGGGGACCGGGCGGGGGCGGCCGGCGGTGCGGTGGAGCCGAGTGCGCCGTAGGCGAAGGCGGCGGAGACCAGCGTCATGTGGTGGTGCCAGCCGGGGTACGACCGCCCCTCGAAGGCACGCAGACCGAAGTCGTCGGCCAGGAGCTCCATCGTGTCGGCGGCGCGCGTGGACAGCCCGGCCGTCGCCCACACCTCGCGGGGCGGCCGGTCCACGAGGTCGGTGAGCCAGATCCGGCCGCCACCGGACCCGTCCGGCCCGCGCCCGCCGATCAGCCGGAGGGGGACGGGGATGCCGGGGAGGCGGACCACCCCCGTCGCCCCTCCGGTCACCACGGCCGCCGCCGTCGGCGGCCGCAGCGGGGGCCGGGCCAGGTGCGCCGCCAGGAGGTCCCGCGCGCGTACGGGCCCGGAGCCGGCCCGGGAGCCGGAGGTGCCGGGGCCGGCACGGTCCGGAAGGACGACGAGGTCACCCGGCACCGACACGACGAACCGCCGCCGCCTGGCGACCAGCCCGCCGACCAGCGCGGTGGTGTCCGCGAAGCCGGCGAGGTCGGCGACGACGGGCAGACCGTCCGCCGCCCGGTCCGTCACGTTCCGGCCGGCCCCGTCGACCAGATCCAGTACCTGGGCGTCGGCGGGGCCCCGGGTGCCGGGAGCACCCTCGGGGACGCGGGCCCGGCCGCGCAGTTCCCGGTCCTCGGACCACGGGCCGGGAAGGAACAGCCGCCAGCCGACGGGTGCCGTCACGTCGTCGGTGGCGAGGAACGCGCCGATGCCGACCTGGCAGTTGACGGTGCGTCCGCCCTGCGGGACGAAGCGGCGGTGCACTCCGCAGGAGCGGTCTCCCCGCTTGGGCAGCACCGCCACGCCGATGACCAGGGCGCGGGGCCGGGAGCGCCGTACGACCCAGTCGGCCAGACGGGCACGGACCGGCTCCCAGCTCCAGGGGCTGGCGTTGACGAACTGGTGCAGGGCCTGGGCGGCCGTGGCCGAGTCCGACACGGAGGCCGCGAGCCTCCGCACGGTCTTGCGACCCGGCGTCACCAGCAGGCCACGTGTGTACACATGGGCCCACCTGCGCTGGTCCGCGCGGGGCAGCCCTTCGAAGACCTCCGCGACGAAGGCGTCGAAAGCCGGGCGGTTCACGGGGGATCCCGCCCGGGTGCGCGGAGGCCGTACGGCGGGAATGGTGGCCGCCGCCATGGTGGACCCGGGAGCCGTCGGGGACAACGTCCTCACCATGGCGCCTTCCCTTCCTGTGGACTGGTCGCGTTCCGCGGGTCCGTCTGTCCGAAGCCCGCTCTAAAAAAATAGAGAACGACTTCTTTGTTTTCAAGAGGGGGAGGGTTCCCCGACGACGACTTCGAGGAGTACGCGCCTCCGCATGGCGCCCACCTGCGCGTTTACGCGGGCAGGAGTGCGGGCCGCAGCAGCGCCGCCTCGGCGAGCTCCCGCTCCGCGACCACCGGCCACCCCGTCCCGAGCCCCCGGGAGGTCAGTGCGACGGTCAACGCGCCCTTGAACGACGACAGGTACAGAGTGCCTCCGGGCGGGCCGCCGCCGGAGGCGGCGAGGGCCCGGAACCCCGTCATCCGCCCCACGTGCGGGCCCAGCGC contains:
- a CDS encoding SDR family NAD(P)-dependent oxidoreductase; the protein is MSAPTPRTALLIGAAGGILTEVSRRLAEEGHTLVLFDRDPEALGRLAEELAEITKVEAVVGDITDIPAAERQLTDIVDRFAPSVLVNGVGGDTRVINYADLTAAHFDQSFLENVVSSWIAVKVCAPRMAADGYGRIVNFASAGGRTYSHFNNAAYVASKAAVIGMTKQMAYELAADGVVLNVVAHGPIATERVAGAWERRDPAQKEAVLSRLPMGRMGTVAEAVGSVLHLCSESAGYSTGSVIDINGGLYM
- a CDS encoding MFS transporter; amino-acid sequence: MNLPKAFWLLWFGQTASRLGTLAPAFLVLYLEDNGLVAPGTTPLVVGLFGAGVVLSGLVGGAVADLIGPRRTIVAAQPVAAVAALLFALADHVVVLCALSLITGFLSSVDRPAGAGLISSIVPKEQFSKAYSLFLVGFNIGMSLSPVLSGFLLEVSPTALFVVWAASSLVYAALVFAVPADPPPVRGSDRPTGLPAALRSSARDIAEPFRTPVLVAFLLLTFLLACVYLQVNSALPLDMRGSGLTSGNIGFVLAVNAVLSILLLPLVPRLVGGMRAHVPLILAAGFMALGFGANVFAHSMISFTLATVVWTLGEVLWAPMSATFIVDRAPAGRIGTYQGSYFFAWNAAFVIGGPAGLALAHTRGYGALWMSVLALGLAVALGFALLPRLAGFGAGSGSGATPRTPTDTTTLTPKTR
- a CDS encoding IS701 family transposase; its protein translation is MAAATIPAVRPPRTRAGSPVNRPAFDAFVAEVFEGLPRADQRRWAHVYTRGLLVTPGRKTVRRLAASVSDSATAAQALHQFVNASPWSWEPVRARLADWVVRRSRPRALVIGVAVLPKRGDRSCGVHRRFVPQGGRTVNCQVGIGAFLATDDVTAPVGWRLFLPGPWSEDRELRGRARVPEGAPGTRGPADAQVLDLVDGAGRNVTDRAADGLPVVADLAGFADTTALVGGLVARRRRFVVSVPGDLVVLPDRAGPGTSGSRAGSGPVRARDLLAAHLARPPLRPPTAAAVVTGGATGVVRLPGIPVPLRLIGGRGPDGSGGGRIWLTDLVDRPPREVWATAGLSTRAADTMELLADDFGLRAFEGRSYPGWHHHMTLVSAAFAYGALGSTAPPAAPARSPHGPRAGRPPRGARSTAGPARGPAGPARGSAGSSPEASSRAPSAPTRSATAPSRTLPTPTRTECS